TTATTACCTTTACGATTTTTTATTTCTTATCACCAAATGTAGCTATCGGAAATGATAATGAAATAACCAATCTTATTCAAGCTTTAGAGAAGCATTCATTTATAAGTTTGTGGAGTTTGCTGCCGTTTATTGTAGTAGGAATATTGGCTTTAAAAAAGACGGCTGCTATTCCAACGATTGCTGCCGGAATTATTTCTTCCGTTGTCATTGCTTTTATTGGTCATCCAGAACTGACGATTACAGAAATGGGTACTATTTTGTTTTCCGGATTTGTTATGGATAGTGGTGTCGAACAATTAGATACAATTCTAACAGCAGGTGGTCTTGAAAGTATGATGTTCTCGATTTCTCTTGTGCTGTTAGCACTTGGAATGGGCGGGCTCTTATTTGGTCTCGGTATTATTCCTTCTCTATTACATTCAATTGCGGAAAAGTTAAATTCCACGGCTCGCCTTGTTTCTGCTACTGTAATGACAGGAATTGGCGTAAACTTTTTGGTAGGTGAGCAGTACTTATCAGTCCTTCTGCCAGGCAATGCTTATAAAGAATCATACGATAAGCTAGGTTTAGCCGCTAAATCGTTGAGCAGGACTCTTGAGGATTCTGGTACCGTAGTCAATCCGTTAGTTCCATGGGGCGTATGCGGCGTCTTCTTAACACAGGTACTAGGTGTTTCAACGCTAGATTATGCACCGTTTGCATTCTTTTGTCTGCTATGTCCGCTTCTAAGTTTAATAAGCGGCTTTACGAAGATTGGACTTCATACAAAGTAATGTTCATGTTATTCATAACCAGCTAATCTTCACATAATCATGAAAAAACAGGCTGCCAAAATTGGCAGCCTGTTTTTTCTAGTTACATAGATTCATGATTAGTAAGTGTCGTTTCCTTTTCTTTTTGTGCGTTTAAGTTCATACGCATAATGACATTTTGGAAGATTCCAATTGAGATCATCATCATTAAGAGAGAGGACCCTCCATAACTAATAAAGGGAAGGGTAATACCTGTGATTGGGATCAGGCCGGTAGCTCCTCCAACATTGATAAACACTTGAATGCCGATCATGGAAGAAATGCCGATTAATAAAAGACTGCCAAAGGGATCTTTGCATCTTGAAGAAAGACTGAATCCTCGTAACACAATAAATCCTAGGGTTAATAAGACAAACAGTACGCCTAGAAGACCAAGTTCTTCTGCAATAATGGCAATAATGAAGTCAGTGTGTGCTTCAGGCAGGTATCCGTATTTTTGAACACTATCGCCAAGACCTACACCGCTTATACCGCCAGAGCCGATTGCAAATAAAGAGTTGACTAGTTGGTATCCATCATCTGCAGCAGTTCCAAATGGATCCATAAAACCAGTGAAACGGGATAATCTTTCCGGAGATAGGATGGATGTTAATTTACCTGTAATCAACATGATAAAAGCAGGAATAAGAGCGAAGCCTGCTGAAATCACAGCTAATTTACCTATACTCTTGATTGTCATTCCAGATGAAAGAATAATGGATCCAGAAATAAGAAAGATGATCATCGCACTACCGTAATCAGGCTGCAGGATAATTAAACTACAAATGAAGATGAGAAAAAAGATTGGCGGCATAACCGCTTTATCAATATTATTAATCCGGTCCTGACGTTTCCCATAAATGGCGGATAGATAGATAATCAAAGCCAATTTGGCAAACTCTGCCGGTTGAACCGAAGTAGCTCCAATTTGAACCCAGCTGGTTGCATTATTAGATGTGTAGCCAAACATGGTAACGAAGGCTAACGCTGCCGATATACCAATCATCATAAACATCAAAAATTTTACATTTTTATACGCTTTGTAAGGGATTATCATGGCAGCCAACATAGCGACGAAGGAAATAATGAGTGCGGTTCTTTGTTTGACAAAAAAGAAATCCGATCCTAAGGTTTTATATTTGCCTGCTACTGCTATAATCATGCTTGAACTGTAAACCATAACAAGTCCAAATAGAGTGAGCAGCACCACTGCGATGAAGATAGGATAATCATATGCTTTTAATACTCGTTTCAATTGTGCCTCACCTCTAATATGTATATGCCATTTGTCGGCGTCTTCTTATATAGTAACGGAAAATCAGACGAATGGATAATATAAATTTTTTTTTTACTCGAAGCTATCAATCGTTCTTCTGCATTATCATTCTAATACCCCTAAAAATCCTCTATTAAGCTCTTAGAATCCTTTTAAAAGAGTAGTAAAAGAAAATATAAAACCGATTTTATTGACAGAATATTACAAACTCTATTTTTTTTGGTAGAATGATAATCATAACGATACAGGGGGAAAAATTTTGAGAATGAAGCATATTTATTTTTTTACTGGGTTTCCGGGCTTTATCAGCCACCAATTAATTAAAGAACTTCTAAGAAGAGATGCTAGCGTAGATAAAATTTATTTGCTTGTTCTCCCGCATCAGGTAAAGAAAGCTGAAGACGATATAAAGAGTATTCAACAAACTATGGCTGGGAGTGCTGTTCAGTTTGAAGTCGTACAAGGGGATATCACTAAGACGAACCTAAACATATCACCACAGCAAAATGTGAAATTGCGTAGTGAAATAACTCATGTCTTCCACCTGGCAGCGATTTACGATTTAGCTGTCGATGAAAAGACTGCACAGTTGGTCAATGTGAAGGGAACAGAAAATGTGAATAATTGGGTGAAAGACCTTGCCCAACTGGATCGTTATATCTATTTCAGTACTGCTTATGTGGCTGGAACAAGAGAAGGGGTACTCTATGAGAATGAGCTAGTAAAACCTTCTTCTTTTAAAAACCACTATGAACGCACTAAATACGATGCTGAAGTGCTTGTCGAGCGCCTGAAGAGTGATGGGGTTCCTGTGACGATTATTAGGCCGGGAATCGTTAAAGGGCACTCCAAGACTGGAGAAACGGTGAAATTCGATGGTCCTTATTTTATCCTGAATTTTTTAGACCGCATGAGATTTTTGCCTTTCAATCCCTATATTGGTTCAAAAACCGATAGTGTCGTAAATCTTGTTCCGATTGATTATATTATACAGGCGACAGCCTATCTGGCATTATATAAAGAAGGAACTGGGAAAACCTATCATCTTACCGATCCTGAGCCGTCAACGGCGACTGAAATCTATGAATTGTTTGTAAAAGAATTGTTTAACCGGAATCCTCTCGGGATGATTCCAATGGGAGTCAGTAATCTATTCCTTTCTATTAAATCTGTGCGAACCTATTTAGGTATTGAGAAAGAGGCCATGGAGTATTTTACCTGGAAAGGACGTTTTGATTGTTCGATTGCTCAAGCCGATTTAACAGGGTCTGGGATTGTTTGCCCAAGGTTTCGAGATGGAGTTCCAGCCATGGTTGAATTTTATCTAAAGCATAAACAAGAAAAGAACTATCAAATAAGTATTAAGTAAAGGAAGTATAAATATGGAGGAAGTTAGTAATTCACGTTGGAAAGTCTATTCACCAGCCACAGGGAAAGAAATTGCAGAAATTGATGAAACCCCTCTGGCGGAAATAAATTTTTTATATGACCGAGCTCATGATGCATTTACAGACTGGTCTAGTCTTACCGTGTCAGAAAGAATGGTATATTTTAAAAAGCTTAGATTAATTATGGTTGAACAAATGGATAAAATTGCTGAGGTTATTGCAATGGATACAGGCAAGCCAAAGACAGAAGCAATTGTTGCTGATATTATGCCAACACTTGATGCAATTCGTCACATAGAAAAGCATGCTGTCAAGTCACTGTCAAGGAAGAAAGCATCGACCCCCCTGCTGTTAATTGGTAAGAAGTCATATGTAGAATATATGGCTAGAGGGACAGTTTTGGTTATTTCACCCTGGAATTACCCATTCCAATTAGCGATGGTTCCCATACTAAATGCAGCAGCTGCGGGAAACACGGTGATTGCAAAACCATCAGAAGTTACCCCGCTTGTTGGAAAGTGCATGGAAGGGCTGTTTAAGGAAGCGGGTTTCCCTGATGGAGTGATTGGTTTTGCCCATGGTGGCAAAGAACTAGGAGCTGCGTTGACGGATCAGAATCCAGATTATATTTTCTTCACAGGCTCAGTTCGTACGGGAAAAATAATCGGTGAAGCTGCGGCAAAAAAATTAATACCTGTCACCCTGGAACTAGGCGGGAAGGATCCAATGATTATCTTTAAGGATGCGAACCTAGAACGAGCGGTCAATGCAGCGCTGTGGGGGGCATTCACGAACAGCGGTCAGGTTTGTATGAGTGTAGAACGTGTGTATGTTGAAAGAGCCATGTATGAGCCCTTTTTAACGCTTTTGAAGGAAAAGGTAAACGAGCTGACTCAGGGAACAGAGCTTTCAGATGATATTGGTTCAATGACCTACCCTGAACAGCTTACAATCGTGGCTGATCATCTTGAAGATGCACTGAAGAGGGGGGCTGTTTTAGAAGCAGGCATACCGCCAGATAAGTGGGAGCGTGGTGACACATACTTTTTACCGCCTGTCGTTCTTTCTCATGTTAATCATTCAATGAAAATAATGAATGAGGAGACCTTTGGACCGGTTTTGCCAATTGTCGCCTTTGATACAGAAGAAGAAGCGATTAGCCTGGCTAATGATAGTCAATTCGGGTTAAATTCAAGTGTTTGGACGATGGACCAAGTAAAAGCAGCAAGAGTTGCCTCAAAGCTCGTATCTGGTGCTGTCATTATCAATGATGTCTTAATTTCCGTAGCCAATCACTATCTCCCGTTTGGAGGAGCCAAACAAAGTGGCATTGGCCGCTATCATGGGGAAAATGGATTGCGGATTTTCTGTCATGAAAAATCAATCATGACTGATTCAGGTAAGAAGAACACAGAAATTCAGTGGTATCCATACAAAGGGAAATATCCGAAGTTTTTGTCTATGTTCCAGAACTACTTTTCTGCAAAAACTAATTGGGGTGTTTTTGCAAAAGAATATCTCAATTTAGTAAAAATGGCTAAGAAAAAGAAATAATAATCACTCGTGCAAGAAATTTGAATACAATAGTTGTATGCGGATTAGGAATCTAGTATACTTAAGATAAATTAAATGATTTTCCTTTTAACAAAGGGGAGTAGCGTTAGGGTTTACCCTAAAACAAAGTCGTCATTTCGTGGATGAACGTCCACCGGCTTTGTTGGCACATACATTGTGCTCAGCAAGACCTTTGCCTATATGGCAGAGGTCTTTTTATTTGCTTCAAAAGCCTGATGCCTATAGGGTAAAGGAAGATACTATATAGGAGGTTACCATTAATGGATGCATCATTGCTATTGGAGTATGGTTGGGTATTACTAGTTTTAATTGGGTTAGAAGGTATTTTGGCAGCAGATAATGCGGTTGTCATGGCCGTCATGGTTAAACATTTGCCATTAGAACAGCAGAAAAAAGCGTTATTTTATGGTTTGTTAGGCGCTTTAGTCTTTCGTTTCCTCAGTCTTTTCTTCATTTCGTTCTTGGTTGATGTATGGCAGATACAAGCGCTGGGAGCTGCTTATCTCTTATTTATTGCAATCCATCATATTTTTAAGAAGTTTAAGGGCAAAAGTAATGAAGGTAAAGCTAAAGAAAAGAAAAAATCTGGTTTTTGGATGACTGTTCTTAAGGTGGAGTTAGCGGATATTGCATTTGCAGTGGATTCAATGCTTGCTGCAGTAGCCCTAGCAATTACACTTCCGGCAACAGGCTGGTTTAAGATCGGCGGCATCGATGGAGGACAATTTACCGTTATGCTTTTAGGCGGTATGGTTGGATTAGTCATTATGCGTTTTGCCGCATCGTCATTTGTTAAACTACTGCGCCAACGTCCTTCACTAGAAACAGCAGCTTTCTTTATTGTAGGATGGGTTGGGGTTAAGCTTGCGGTACTCACACTTGCTCATCCATCAGTTGGAATTCTAGACCACCATTTCCCTGAATCGGGACCATGGAAGTTGACATTCTGGATCGTGCTGATCGGCATTAGCGTAGGCGGTTTCTTCCTTTCAGGTAAAAATACAGAAAAAGAAGTTCAAGAAATTTAACTGTACTAACAAAATGGAGCTGGAGCTAATGCAGACATAGGCATTAGCTCCAGCTTTTTTTGAATTACATTAGTTAAATATTCAAAAAATTGACTGGACAATGGACTTGAATCCGATTAATATATTTAGGGATGCGAAATATATGATGTGACGAGGGTGAAAAAATTACTTATGTTAAAAAATAAAAATGTTTGGATATTAATTAGTGGTGAATTTATTGCTGGTTTAGGAATGTGGCTTGGCGTCATTGGAAATCTTGAATTTTTGCAAGCATTAGTACCGTCAGACTTATATAAATCTTTAATTCTATTGGCAGGCATGTTTGCAGGTTTATTGGTTGGGCCGATGGCTGGACGGATTATTGATGTAACATCGAAGAAAAAGATTTTACTTTATGCAGGAGCAGCACGTATCTTATCTACAGGGTTTATGTTTTTAGCCCTGCTGCAGGAGAACATCTGGTGGATGGTAGCCTATATGGTTGGGATTGGCTTAGCAGCTGCTTTTTATTTTCCAGCTTTGCAAGCATGCATCCCTATGATTGCAAAAGATGGAGATCTTTTGACATTGAATGGAATTCACATGAATGCAGGAACAATAGCAAGAATACTTGGAACGGTATTAGCGGGTATCCTTTTGGTTTATATTTCTCTGTATAGTCTGTATAGTTTAGCAATTTTATCTTATATAATTATTTTTTTCTGTACACTTTCACTTAATTTTGAAGAAAAAATAACTCCCCAAAGTAAGGGTGCTAGTAAAGGGAGCTTTAAGGAATTAATGCCTTTGTTGAAGACACTACCTCAAGTTGTAATGGGACTCTTTTTATTCTTAATTCCTACTCTCTTTCTGGGTAGCTTTAACTTAATGGTGCTTAAAATAAGTGAATTACAAAATGATCCGCAAATTAAAAGCTGGCTGTATACTGCAGAAGGGATCGCATTTATGCTAGGCGCTTTTCTTGTTAAACGTTTTTTTGATGGTAAAGACCCTGTGAAAATTATGATGACTTTCTCAATTGTGATAGCATTTACGCACCTTTCTTTATATTTTGCAGATTTACGAATTCCTGCCATTATTTCTTTTGCAGTCTTTGGCTTTTCAGCAGGTGCTTTTTTTCCGGTCGCAGCAACGATGTTTCAAACCACTGTACCGAGAGAATTCCACGGACGATTTTTCTCTTTTCGCGGCATGTTAGACAGAATATCTTTTCAGGTCGTTCTGGTCTGTTCAGGGTTCTTTTTAGATACAATTGGCTTTAAGAACATGGTTTTATGTTTTGGCATTGTTTCCATTATTCTCGTAGCCTACTTTGCTGCGAAGCAATACAAAGGAACTAGTCAAAAATCAAAACTATCACTCTAAATCGATTTTGCTTTCCTTTATGAGGAAAGCTTTTGTTTTGTGTAAAAAGTACTTTTGAGATGTGATGGATGTCTATAAGTTAACCATAAACATACACCCCCGCAAGAAACTAGATTGTTTCGTATCTTCTAATAAAGAACGGTATTTTGTGTAAAAACAGAATAAAATCGACATTTTTCTGTAGGTTTCAACAAAATATGTAGAAAATAGGACTTTTGGAACTGTCTTTTAGTCCACCTCTTCTAAAGAATAAGGTTGTTAAAGCTTTATTTTATTAGGAATGGAACGAGGTGAACCAGATGCTGAGTGTCTTATTTGCAGCATATAAAAAAAGACGTTCTTTAGAAGAAAAAGTACTAAAAATTCAGAAGGGTGACAATATCCTTCGAAATGAATTAATCCAATCTTTTCAGCCTTTTGTTGCGAAGACAGTGTCTTCGGTTTGCAAACGTTATATAAATGATTCAGATGATGAGTTCAGTATTGGCTTAATTGCCTTTAATGAAGCGATAAATAAATATTGTCCTAAAAAGGGCAGTTCACTGTTGGCTTTTGCGGAAGTTATGATTAAGCGCCGAGTGATTGATTATATACGGACCCAATCAAAAGGACCTGATGTATTTTTAGAAGGAGCCGCTTCAGAGGAGGAAAGGGGAATTCCTGAATTCGGAGATGAAAAATCCATCGAGGAATATGAACAGCAGTTAGAATCAGAGAAAAGACGTGAAGAAATCAAGGCATATACATATCGCCTTCAAGAGTTTGGAATTACTTTTTCAGAACTAGCCAAAGCCTCTCCAAAGCATACTGATGCACGAATGACGGCCATCCATATCGCGAAGCTTTTGGTCCAAAATGAGAATTTGAATAATTTACTACTAACAAAAAAGCGGCTGCCGGTCAAACAATTGGAAGAGTTGGTTACTGTCAGCAGGAAAACAATCGAACGAAATAGAAAATATATTATCGCTGTTGCAATTATATTAAACGGAGAGTATTTATTTCTAAATGACTACGTAAAAGAGGGGATGGCGGAATGAAGAAGGGTGTCATTCTATCTGTGGATAAGCATTTTTTAACGTTGTTAACTCCTGAAGGTGAATTCCATCGCTCTAAGAAGGAAAAGGAATTATATGAAATTGGTAAGGAAATATACTTTTCTCCTTACGAAATTAAGAGGTCAAAGCCCTCAATGCGTTTCTATACAAGATCTGCTCTTGTTTCGGCAATTGTTAGTATCCTGCTGATCCTTTCATTTCTGCCAAGTTATTTTAATGAAAAGGTATTTGCATATGTGACCATCGACATCAATCCGAGTATAGAATTAAGTCTTAATGAAAATCTAAGAGTAGTGGACTTATACGGAATTAATAAAGAAGGCCTCATCGTGATAGAAAAGATAAAGGATTGGAAAGATACTGATGTTACGCTTATGACTAATAAGATTGTTAAAGCAACAAAGGATTCTGGTTATACGAAGAACAAGCAACAGATTCTTGTGACAACTACATTACTTGAAGATAATGAAGTACTAACACAGAAACTCGATAAAAAAATTGAAAGTATTTCCCAGCAGAAGATCGTACCAGAAGCTGACGTTAAAGTAATGAAAGCAACAGTTAAAGAACGCTCTAAAGCAAAAGAGCAAGGAATATCAACGGGTACGTATATTGAAAACAAGAGAAAGAAAGAGCAGAAAAAAGAACTAGATTCTGAAGAATCTACG
The Peribacillus sp. FSL H8-0477 genome window above contains:
- a CDS encoding anti-sigma factor domain-containing protein, producing MKKGVILSVDKHFLTLLTPEGEFHRSKKEKELYEIGKEIYFSPYEIKRSKPSMRFYTRSALVSAIVSILLILSFLPSYFNEKVFAYVTIDINPSIELSLNENLRVVDLYGINKEGLIVIEKIKDWKDTDVTLMTNKIVKATKDSGYTKNKQQILVTTTLLEDNEVLTQKLDKKIESISQQKIVPEADVKVMKATVKERSKAKEQGISTGTYIENKRKKEQKKELDSEESTPSSLKKTPRLSENRAAVERKSFKPSTETPTKRESVKVVPSSKSPSKTKSADLVPSSESSSKTNKEKSKNPVVKTKNTKVVKVKKVDSTAKQKGKPETKKQKAVIQQKNKNQQPKANQSQQINNQKTKENTRSSQSNQKKKETPEMFINVKKEHQPDKKEEQRNKPIHPKKQSDYAPDKRMKGEHNQNERGNEKREYRTPH
- a CDS encoding MFS transporter, whose protein sequence is MLKNKNVWILISGEFIAGLGMWLGVIGNLEFLQALVPSDLYKSLILLAGMFAGLLVGPMAGRIIDVTSKKKILLYAGAARILSTGFMFLALLQENIWWMVAYMVGIGLAAAFYFPALQACIPMIAKDGDLLTLNGIHMNAGTIARILGTVLAGILLVYISLYSLYSLAILSYIIIFFCTLSLNFEEKITPQSKGASKGSFKELMPLLKTLPQVVMGLFLFLIPTLFLGSFNLMVLKISELQNDPQIKSWLYTAEGIAFMLGAFLVKRFFDGKDPVKIMMTFSIVIAFTHLSLYFADLRIPAIISFAVFGFSAGAFFPVAATMFQTTVPREFHGRFFSFRGMLDRISFQVVLVCSGFFLDTIGFKNMVLCFGIVSIILVAYFAAKQYKGTSQKSKLSL
- the nhaC gene encoding Na+/H+ antiporter NhaC, coding for MKLEDTNLKLSTIEAMLILSCVLLMIGTGIIYYGMNPHLPIIGAILLLFVYGGCKGLSFRVMEKALIQGAISGLGAIYIFFFIGLLIAGWIVSGTIPTMMYYGFELISNQSFYAVTFLVTSLLGLCIGSSLTTAATLGVAFIGMASAYGLSLPITAGAIISGAFLGDKMSPLSDTTNLASETVGVSLFVHIKNMLWTTIPGFIITFTIFYFLSPNVAIGNDNEITNLIQALEKHSFISLWSLLPFIVVGILALKKTAAIPTIAAGIISSVVIAFIGHPELTITEMGTILFSGFVMDSGVEQLDTILTAGGLESMMFSISLVLLALGMGGLLFGLGIIPSLLHSIAEKLNSTARLVSATVMTGIGVNFLVGEQYLSVLLPGNAYKESYDKLGLAAKSLSRTLEDSGTVVNPLVPWGVCGVFLTQVLGVSTLDYAPFAFFCLLCPLLSLISGFTKIGLHTK
- a CDS encoding TerC family protein; the protein is MDASLLLEYGWVLLVLIGLEGILAADNAVVMAVMVKHLPLEQQKKALFYGLLGALVFRFLSLFFISFLVDVWQIQALGAAYLLFIAIHHIFKKFKGKSNEGKAKEKKKSGFWMTVLKVELADIAFAVDSMLAAVALAITLPATGWFKIGGIDGGQFTVMLLGGMVGLVIMRFAASSFVKLLRQRPSLETAAFFIVGWVGVKLAVLTLAHPSVGILDHHFPESGPWKLTFWIVLIGISVGGFFLSGKNTEKEVQEI
- a CDS encoding SDR family oxidoreductase codes for the protein MKHIYFFTGFPGFISHQLIKELLRRDASVDKIYLLVLPHQVKKAEDDIKSIQQTMAGSAVQFEVVQGDITKTNLNISPQQNVKLRSEITHVFHLAAIYDLAVDEKTAQLVNVKGTENVNNWVKDLAQLDRYIYFSTAYVAGTREGVLYENELVKPSSFKNHYERTKYDAEVLVERLKSDGVPVTIIRPGIVKGHSKTGETVKFDGPYFILNFLDRMRFLPFNPYIGSKTDSVVNLVPIDYIIQATAYLALYKEGTGKTYHLTDPEPSTATEIYELFVKELFNRNPLGMIPMGVSNLFLSIKSVRTYLGIEKEAMEYFTWKGRFDCSIAQADLTGSGIVCPRFRDGVPAMVEFYLKHKQEKNYQISIK
- a CDS encoding aldehyde dehydrogenase family protein, which produces MEEVSNSRWKVYSPATGKEIAEIDETPLAEINFLYDRAHDAFTDWSSLTVSERMVYFKKLRLIMVEQMDKIAEVIAMDTGKPKTEAIVADIMPTLDAIRHIEKHAVKSLSRKKASTPLLLIGKKSYVEYMARGTVLVISPWNYPFQLAMVPILNAAAAGNTVIAKPSEVTPLVGKCMEGLFKEAGFPDGVIGFAHGGKELGAALTDQNPDYIFFTGSVRTGKIIGEAAAKKLIPVTLELGGKDPMIIFKDANLERAVNAALWGAFTNSGQVCMSVERVYVERAMYEPFLTLLKEKVNELTQGTELSDDIGSMTYPEQLTIVADHLEDALKRGAVLEAGIPPDKWERGDTYFLPPVVLSHVNHSMKIMNEETFGPVLPIVAFDTEEEAISLANDSQFGLNSSVWTMDQVKAARVASKLVSGAVIINDVLISVANHYLPFGGAKQSGIGRYHGENGLRIFCHEKSIMTDSGKKNTEIQWYPYKGKYPKFLSMFQNYFSAKTNWGVFAKEYLNLVKMAKKKK
- the sigI gene encoding RNA polymerase sigma factor SigI yields the protein MNQMLSVLFAAYKKRRSLEEKVLKIQKGDNILRNELIQSFQPFVAKTVSSVCKRYINDSDDEFSIGLIAFNEAINKYCPKKGSSLLAFAEVMIKRRVIDYIRTQSKGPDVFLEGAASEEERGIPEFGDEKSIEEYEQQLESEKRREEIKAYTYRLQEFGITFSELAKASPKHTDARMTAIHIAKLLVQNENLNNLLLTKKRLPVKQLEELVTVSRKTIERNRKYIIAVAIILNGEYLFLNDYVKEGMAE
- a CDS encoding FtsW/RodA/SpoVE family cell cycle protein, which translates into the protein MKRVLKAYDYPIFIAVVLLTLFGLVMVYSSSMIIAVAGKYKTLGSDFFFVKQRTALIISFVAMLAAMIIPYKAYKNVKFLMFMMIGISAALAFVTMFGYTSNNATSWVQIGATSVQPAEFAKLALIIYLSAIYGKRQDRINNIDKAVMPPIFFLIFICSLIILQPDYGSAMIIFLISGSIILSSGMTIKSIGKLAVISAGFALIPAFIMLITGKLTSILSPERLSRFTGFMDPFGTAADDGYQLVNSLFAIGSGGISGVGLGDSVQKYGYLPEAHTDFIIAIIAEELGLLGVLFVLLTLGFIVLRGFSLSSRCKDPFGSLLLIGISSMIGIQVFINVGGATGLIPITGITLPFISYGGSSLLMMMISIGIFQNVIMRMNLNAQKEKETTLTNHESM